In one Melopsittacus undulatus isolate bMelUnd1 chromosome 4, bMelUnd1.mat.Z, whole genome shotgun sequence genomic region, the following are encoded:
- the LOC117436035 gene encoding transmembrane protein 80-like — MAAVPLQLLFYVNGFYLVLYIVASLTMLIYKGQTFSYPGDFLSVDLTLLVIMAIAEVLRLYLGVRGNLAEEDSLLGLSLVMIVGSVFLAVYFLVWQTYVLKTDIILNSVLLVLYGMESILKVSAIAAFNG, encoded by the exons ATGGCAGCTGTTCCTCTACAGCTTCTGTTTTATGTAAATGGATTTTATTTAGTCCTTTACATCGTGGCAAGTCTCACAATGTTGATCTATAAAG GTCAAACTTTCAGCTATCCAGGAGATTTTCTGTCTGTTGATCTTACCCTGCTTGTCATTATGGCCATTGCTGAAGTGCTCCGGTTGTACCTGG GTGTAAGGGGGAACCTGGCAGAAGAAGACAGTTTGTTGGGGCTCAGCCTTGTGATGATAGTGGGCAGTGTGTTTCTGGCTGTGTATTTCCTGGTGTGGCAAACCTATGTGCTGAAAACAGACATCATCCTCAACAGTGTTCTGCTTGTCCTCTATGGGATGGAGTCAATTCTCAAGGTCTCAGCCATTGCTGCTTTTAACGGATAA